One Bemisia tabaci chromosome 4, PGI_BMITA_v3 genomic window, TATGTCGTGCTAAAAATTCACATCGAAAAACACTGATTGGTGTAATTGAATCTCTCTCCTACTTTGCAGAACCGTAgcaatgaaatttgaaaaccgCTGCTATTTCTCGCCATGTACCGTGAAAAAATCAATGTTCCGACGCATTTCCTCCAGTTCATAATTCCGAGTTACATCGCGGATTTGAATGTGTCAAGACGCTTGCGATGGAATGAATACCCTTCCTTGCTATGGGCGAGCGTAATGTTATCCAACAACCCACAATCATTCCAGTTTACCCCTGATAAAGTAATACCTCGTAATTTATCTCTCAAAATCCGCTGGTTACAAAGCCATAGCTCGAGGCCTCTGTAGTAACGGACCCatctgaattttttgaaaagaaaacagcCACGAAGGAATAGAAAGACATCACAATTCTTGATTGCACGACTGCGTCTCTATATAAAATCGCTGATCGGTAGTGAGATTCCTTAACGCTCGGATTTTTTGTGGATTTATGCGACATTTGATTAAAAATAGCGCGAATTTACCGAGGTCGCGAGCGGATTTATGGAAAATGTCATAGAGCAAACTAAAGCCTATCCCCGcggttaaaaattattcattagaGGCAGCGTTATCAAAAATACCTTAGGAATTCTTAGCAGCTGGATATATGAAGACGATAGAAAATATTAACTGGCTGGAGAGAGCGAAGAATTTCACTACAGCCGGCTACACCGCCGgcgattaaaaaattaacagccTGGCTagcacgaagcgataaaaaaatatgaaagccGGGGGCTATGTGTATCCTAGACGCCAGGCTATACAGTATATCTCCGGGCTATACAAATATAGCCTTGCTGTGCTTTTTTTGCCACgtttataaaaggctataagaaattgcatAGTCAGCTACGGAAGCTTTCGAAACCGACTGCCGTCTGTAGGTCTTTAGTATTTTGGAATACAGGATCCTATTGGCCATTTTTACAGGGATTCAAGACATCTTTCATTCGgtgccttttttttcaattcgctcACACCCAAAGCTGGAGGGGTTTTAAGTTGGGTGGAAATCCCACACATCCATCTTAGAGTTCCTATGCTGCCTACGATGAATGTCTTTAAAAAGTATTTTCCGCCGCCTgtagaaaaaagcaaaaaaaataacagaaaaaatcTTGCCCTTTCAGAATCGGTTCGGTGGCTTCTTATATATGTCTAATAAGGGTTTGGGGTGGAGGTATGGAGGGGCGGGGTAGGGGTGTTGAGGGGGAGGGGTAGTGTGAGGGAGGGGTCCTCAACGGGATTAAGGGGGGGTTGATAGGAGTTGGGAAAAACGCAAGAGATTCGCCTGAGTGGGGATTATTAGCATACATTTTTCGGCATCTGCAATTTAGTgtgatttaaaattgaaaaaatgggcaCATTGAATGAGGGCGGGGGAGGGCGGGGTGGGGGATTTTTTCATGGCGGAGAGTCACTGGTACCCAGGCGGGACATATGGCAAACCATAGTGGCGGAATTTTTGTTTCACCTGCTATTCCACCGAGCTGTTACAAGCGTTTTTATTACGCAgcaattttggttgaaaaatttcATCTATCCCCCTAAAACCACACCCTAACACGCGATTCGCCCATAACGTTTAACCCTAATTggtccgatttcaaaaatctacaACGGCCGTTTatgatagaaaattttacgtacGATTTACAAATGTACAGATAAACTCATTTTGTCGAAAACGCCCAACATGAGAGAGATATTGTTGGATTTTTGGGGAAGAAAAAACGTGTTTACCTCCCCCTTTCcggccattttttcattttttttcaagatggcggctcattTCCTGTCAAAAAGTTTGTTGGCACACGCATCAGATTCGGAGAATTTCAGCAATAACCACAGAATAAACATAGGAATCCGTCCttaacttttttctcctcagatGTTTCGCAACAAGAAAATGCCAGATTGATCTGGACTATGTAGGTGATTTCTTAGTTACATAAAAAGAGGAGCACACACAGATGATGTATGTTTATTTTCAATATCCTTTGTTCTTCAATTCTTCATCTTCTCCCAGCTGACAAGGAACTTGCTCACGCAATATGTCTTACATTTTGCTCTCCTAGGTTTACTGCAtttatcttaaaaattaaactggTTTAAACCACCAGTTTCAATCCATTTCTTCCCAAGAGAATACCACTTGCTCAAAATTCTTTTTGATTGCCTGGAAGAAGTTCAGTGCAGTTAGATTACATATTAACAAATTTATTATTTACTacttatttaatattttttataaaaacggAAATCTCCCTTCGGGTGCCCTAGTATGCTACTATCATTTATAGGTTTTAGGTTCGGGGAAATATACTACATGttacatgtttacatttttttcttcattagcTGGATAGTGTCAtggaattttgattttaaaaaacaactATAATTTCCGGGAATTTGTCAGAATTGACTAAAGAATAAAAGTCAACAACAAGAGACCCACGCCGAGGTACATGGCAGTAATTAAGTTGTTTAAGTTTTCAGCGAGTGCCTACGTACGCTGAAAAGTTAATGGAAATGTAACATTTTTCATAGCCTTTAGGTTCAGATTTTAAGAGGTGCTCCCTcaaaaaaactgtacttattCTTAAAGTGGTAAACTGAAACTACTTGGTTATTCAAATGGCAGTAAGAAATGATGCAAGAGAGGGTACATTATTCTAAACTTATTGACAACGGATGGAATACCTCACAACCCTATTTGAGGGATGTTCATGGAAAACAAATGAGTGAACCCAATGGACATAAACTATGAATCTGCAGAAATAGAAATGTTACTTTCACCTTGAACTATTGAAGTATTGATTTTGAATAAAATGGAATCATTCAGTCTCGAACCagtctttttttcttgtttttggtATGCTATTTCAAGGGCCACTGACTAGTAGTCTTATGAACGCCTGCTTCTCTGCGAGgcatttcaatgttttaaagcACTATTTACACAGTTAAAGCTTCAGATTTGCTACGGTGCAAGTGCTTTGAGGCAAGggtattcaataaaatattcaacatcaaataatttaaaatcatacTGTGCAGAACACAGCTTGGTAAACACATGCAGACAAATTCATCTTATTCAGAGAAAACTTGACTTTTCCACTTGCTTTAAAGATACATTATAGCCTGATATGAGGTGCAGTTGACCCATCAAAAACAACTTCCAACTTTTCCGCGTATGATTCATCATGACACAAGAGAAGCTGAACGTTAATTGTCGCACACTGTTTATCTTCCTAATTATCAtacaaaaacaaatattcataatatttaTTACATGATCTTTCAGAGCAAGAGGAATCCATAAGAGGAAGATTTACTATatacagagaaaaaagaagatattGGACAGAAATAGTGACAGAATTTAGGACATTTCATAATTAAAGTATCATTCGGGTAACTCCAGAGAGCTCACGCAAATTTCGAAATTCCATTAATATCATCAGtgcgaatacatttttttaattgagcttTCAATATTAATTTGTTTCATCTAGGGGTGCAAAATGTGAGAACTTGGTTGCAGAGAGACTTCTGTGAACTTCAGaaaatcaagcaaaatttgaaaaattctgaaggaaaaaattaatcctTCATAAAgccactttaatttttggccatttgAATGCAAATTTCAGGATGAAACTTAAAGTTCCTTTCATTTCTGGGCCCCTGGTAAGAGGGAGAGAAagcagaatattttaaaaacgaaTGATTTAATTACAAATGCTCGATTACTGTAtcacataaaaaattatgacattTTGTGTGCTATCAAAGGGCTTTATCTTTTTCACCATTAATTCAAAGCATTCTGACATTTTATATCTGGCACATCCTGAGAACTTCTGTACATATCACAAATAATGGTAACTTAAATCGAAATTCCGACACAAGTTGTCTGCGAAAATCCAAGTTATTTAGTCCTAATTTCTGTGAAGTTAGTAATGAAGGGGCGTCATTTAGCAGTGCACAGAGAATTTACAGAAAGAACAAAACTTTTTAGTGATACATTTGACTTACATTTTGTCACAAAGAGGCCAGGTCATTAGTGATCTTATGTTTGAGCCTTAGCGCAAAATGAAGGTAGATGTTACGTAGCCAAATGATATTCTTTTGTGAAAAGAAAGTTTCTCCTTCGACACTTTAGCAGATACAACCTTTCAGATGACGTAAAAATATGAAGTACCATGTTTGGCTAAATGGTGTGTATGCGACATTTTGCATGACATGATGCAGAGTTCGGCTCTCTGGTGGAAGTATAAACTCCATTCTTTCCTCTTGGATCAATCATTTAAAATCATGTTATCACGTGAAAGATTTAAGCAACATAACAATACTTTGATCAACTGGTCCAGTACAAAATAGGTAACTACATACAGTACTAAGTTCTTCTGCTCTGAGAGaaattgatattatttgaaTCTATTTCTCTTTATCAACAGAATTTgcgactcaattttttaaaagtttttgttGGGAACTGTTGTTAGAGGCTTAAAGGACTGCCACAGAAAAATCGTTTTCGGAAGCACCATTTAGCTCCCATGCATACAGGCAGAGGATTTTACACATTTTCAATGCCTGTCAAATTGCATAGAGATTACTTCTGGCTCTGAAATAAAACAGTAACTGGGTAAATACTACCTTATTTAGTGGCagaatagaagaaaaaataaattaaccttTGCAAGAAAGGGATCAATGTGTCGGTACAATTTATGTTATTGACAACAAGGGAGAAGTTGAGTCTCTTCAAGGAATCAAAATTCTCGACAGACTGGAGCATTGCGTACAAACAGCAAAGTTGCTGCACTGGCATTATTGAATTCTACAGTCGCAAGTTTAGCCGAGAAAGAAaatttgatcacaggataaacTAAACATACAGAGGGGAAAGAAAATATTGCCTAGATCACATGAAATTGAGCTAATTAAATTAAGAGTTATGAAGGTACTAAGTTCAAccaaaaaaggaaaactatAGTTTCCCTTGTCAGTTGatgaaaatatgataaattaatTATCTACAGTaacatgacaagaaaaaaagttcaataaacGTCGGCAAGCGTCAATGCCAAAAAACAAGTCAAAAGTCATAAATAACAGAACAGTTACAACAGGAGCTAGGTCAAAGAAGCAGGTACTTTAGTGCAAagtaactggaaaaaaaaaatagaaagatcTCTTTCTTGCCATCGACGTCCTCTACAGAAGACCTGTTTAAGTATGggctctaaaaataaaaataaaaatttaaaaagaataatTGATGTCATGGAATTAGAAGAAATTTGTGGAAAGTGCCCTGTTGATATTCGACTATCTTAGGCCTAAATTTCCTTCATCATGAAACTTAGGTTGCCTCAAACAATAAGTTACCAGAGGGAGCAAGGACTCATTATGTATACATTGATCGagtcaagaaaattcaatttttttcacaagaaaCCGGGATGcatgaaaaagaataaataaatgattaaattaaaagTGACAAGACAAGGGCattaattcaaaaataatatgTCTAATGAAGtgtaatttttgttcatttacAATTAGAAACTCAGACTGATTTCATAgtaaaaatgtaacaatttaATGACTTGAATAACATGAACATTGAAGAGGACAATGACAACCTCACAAGTATTCGAGAGAGTTTATATCATCTCTGAATTGGTTTCAGAAAATAAAGTGAATTTTTGTACTGCTCAGGGCAAAGGgctttgagaaaaaagtgtgTTATCATTCCTGTGATTCCCCATATCCGACACTTTGCTTTGAGGTACACTGGCGAGCTATATCCATCTTTAAACTGGGTGTATCGAAAATTCACTGGATCACACAAATGCCTGACGGAGACCAGAAATGCTAACTCAACTTCTGACTTATTAACACTTAATTTATCTAAGTCAACAGCACCTACATAACCTAATACAGGAGTTACCTCTATCCCCCGCACATCAAAGGTGTTGCCTTTcccccaaatttcaatttgatcTTTGCTAATTCCTAGCTCTTCATTTGTTTCCCTTACAGCTGTTTGTTCCAGACTATGATCTGATTCGTCAAACATGCCACCTGGAAACGAGACTTGACCTCGATGACGGTTCACACCAATTGCACGTAACGTATACAATAATGCTAATTCGTCCTCTAGTTTACAGATTGGTACCAGCACAGCTGCTTTTTGCAAAGGTTTATCTGCCGGGGGTCTTGGGAATACATGACTAATTTTCTGGAACCGATCGACACACGCCTTTTTGCTTTCCTCTTTGAGAAAACCGTCAGCTGAGAAAGATGAAAAGAGTTTTATACAAAGCCCACTTTTGAAAGTATCTACAGGAAGTGTCAGCGGCTCCGAGAGCAGAACATTCAATCGAGCTAGGAAAGCCATCTAAAGCAGATTGCTAAATATTAGCTTTGAAAAATGTTACTATAATTTTCATCATACTAGTAAAATAGTTTGAGAAAGCCTAGGGTTTGGCATCATGCGTTGAATTCCTTTACTGCTTGAAATGTGTTGAGATGCATCTGAAAATCATTTCAGACTTTGAACGAAGCATGTAGAAGTCGCTTCCATAAAAATTTGTGCTTAAAAACTGATTAAACGCTGGATTAAAAGATAAAGAAGAGTTTTACAAACGTCACCACACTTGACACTGATAAGAAACAATCTAATAAAGACAATAACTGCCCTTGACTTCAGCACCAAAACCAATGTTGACACAATTGATCAACAGTCAGTGAAGCAATTTCTGCTGCATCAAGAATATTACGATCACTACTATTTCTTCTTAGACATGTGGAATAGAAAACAAGTGAGACACATTCTTTCAAAATTAGCGTTTCCAAAGCGGACTCAGCTTTGGATTGACGAAAACGtgcgaaaagaaaaattcaacacCACGACACATTGAAATTACCTAAcctaaaaaaacaacataaatgAGAGGACAAAGCGACGGTGGCGCTCTACCGA contains:
- the LOC109032856 gene encoding mitochondrial coenzyme A diphosphatase NUDT8, producing MAFLARLNVLLSEPLTLPVDTFKSGLCIKLFSSFSADGFLKEESKKACVDRFQKISHVFPRPPADKPLQKAAVLVPICKLEDELALLYTLRAIGVNRHRGQVSFPGGMFDESDHSLEQTAVRETNEELGISKDQIEIWGKGNTFDVRGIEVTPVLGYVGAVDLDKLSVNKSEVELAFLVSVRHLCDPVNFRYTQFKDGYSSPVYLKAKCRIWGITGMITHFFLKALCPEQYKNSLYFLKPIQR